Proteins from one Suncus etruscus isolate mSunEtr1 chromosome 3, mSunEtr1.pri.cur, whole genome shotgun sequence genomic window:
- the LOC126004316 gene encoding LOW QUALITY PROTEIN: CAP-Gly domain-containing linker protein 3-like (The sequence of the model RefSeq protein was modified relative to this genomic sequence to represent the inferred CDS: inserted 1 base in 1 codon; deleted 1 base in 1 codon; substituted 1 base at 1 genomic stop codon): MGCGIQLSTAYVGRDPTEKPQPESAQGLLGTVTKTDPAPWAHRPPTRQGGEEEEEEEEEEEPVPETPSPTQEHRQKPVVHPSAPVPLPKDYAFTFFDPNDPACQEILFDPQTIIPELFAIVRQWVPQVQHKIDVIGNEILRCGCHMNDPDGLTDMTLLHYACKAGAHRVGDPASAVCLSQQLLALGNSVTLRSRWTDLVHVHSTCSDFNYGSSLHIAASNLCLGAAECLLELGANPALQNLKGQVLAEVVLDPTGMSLDKAEAALVAKELQMLLEEAVPLSCALPKVILPNYDNVPGNLMLSALGLHLGDRVLLDGQKTGTLQFCGTSEFDSCQWVGEELDEPEGKNVGSVGGVRYFICPPKQGLFASVSKISKAVDAPPSSFTSXDPRMDVSRVTGKGRREHKGKKKPPSSNSLGSLQQRDGAKAVVKDQVLVAGQKXGVVRFYGKTDFAPGYWYGIELEQPTGKHDGSVFGVLYFTCPPGHGVFAPASRIQKIGGSTDPTGDDVGAKKVHQVTMTQPKRTFTTVRTLKDITSENSISRLLFCCWFPWMLRAEMQS, translated from the exons CCTCAGCCCGAGTCTGCCCAAGGGCTACTGGGGACAGTGACTAAGACAGATCCTGCCCCATGGGCCCACCGCCCCCCAACCcggcaaggagga gaagaggaggaggaggaggaggaggaggaggaaccgGTGCCTGAGACTCCCAGCCCCACCCAGGAGCACAGGCAGAAGCCTGTGGTGCACCCCTCGGCCCCTGTCCCCCTTCCCAAGGATTACGCCTTTACCTTCTTCGACCCCAATGACCCTGCGTGCCAGGAGATTCTGTTCGACCCCCAGACCATCATCCCCGAACTGTTTGCCATTGTGCGCCAGTGGGTACCCCAAGTCCAACACAAGATCGATGTCATTGGCAATGAGATTTTGCGCTGTGGCTGCCACATGAACGATCCCGATGGACTGACGGACATGACACTCCTCCACTATGCATGCAAGGCGGGGGCCCACAGAGTCGGGGACCCAGCCTCAGCTGTGTGCCTGTCCCAGCAGTTGTTGGCACTGGGCAACAGCGTGACCCTACGCAGCCGTTGGACCGACCTTGTGCATGTGCATTCCACATGCAGCGACTTCAACTACGGCTCATCCCTGCACATCGCAGCTTCCAACCTGTGCCTGGGAGCTGCCGAGTGTTTGCTGGAGCTCGGTGCCAACCCAGCGCTGCAGAACCTAAAGGGACAGGTGCTGGCAGAGGTGGTTCTGGACCCCACGGGCATGTCTCTGGACAAGGCCGAGGCAGCACTGGTGGCCAAGGAGCTGCAGATGCTGCTGGAAGAGGCCGTGCCACTCTCCTGCGCCCTCCCCAAGGTCATACTCCCCAACTATGACAACGTCCCTGGCAATCTCATGCTCAGCGCACTGGGTCTGCACCTGGGAGACCGAGTACTCCTGGATGGCCAGAAGACGGGCACACTGCAGTTCTGTGGGACCTCTGAGTTTGACAGCTGCCAGTGGGTAGGCGAGGAGCTGGATGAACCGGAGGGCAAGAACGTTGGCAGCGTTGGGGGAGTCCGCTACTTCATCTGCCCCCCAAAACAGGGTCTCTTTGCCTCTGTGTCCAAAATCTCCAAAGCAGTGGATGCGCCCCCCTCATCTTTCACCT CGGACCCCCGAATGGACGTCTCCCGTGTTACTGGCAAAGGACGCAGAGAACATAAAGGCAAGAAGAAGCCACCCTCATCCAATTCCCTGGGCAGTCTGCAGCAGCGTGATGGGGCCAAGGCTGTGGTCAAAGACCAAGTACTCGTTGCAGGCCAGAAGTAGGGGGTTGTGCGCTTCTATGGGAAGACAGACTTTGCTCCAGGTTACTGGTATGGCATTGAGCTTGAACAGCCTACAGGCAAGCATGATGGCTCTGTCTTTGGTGTCCTGTACTTCACCTGCCCGCCAGGGCATGGAGTCTTTGCGCCAGCATCGCGAATTCAGAAAATTGGTGGATCCACTGACCCCACTGGGGACGATGTGGGAGCCAAAAAAGTGCACCAGGTGACAATGACACAGCCCAAACGCACCTTCACGACAGTACGGACCCTAAAGGACATCACCTCAGAGAACTCCATCTCCAGGTTGCTCTTCTGCTGCTGGTTTCCCTGGATGCTGAGGGCAGAGATGCAGTCTTAG